TGGCCGCTGCGACGGCGCTGCTCATCGCCACCTTGGCGCGGCGACTTGCCCTGAGGCTGGCGCGTATCGCGACGCGGCGTTTCTTTCTTCTCTCCGGCTTTCGGCACTTCGGCCGACGCGCCATCACCCTTGAACCACGAGACGATGCGCGCGATCAGGCCAGGCTGGGCGACCGGCTGCGCCGCAGCGGCAGGTTTCGGCTCGACAGAGACCGGGGCCGGCTGCGACGGCGTGATGCCCTTGACCGCGGCCTCCTGGCGAACCGGTTTTTCCTTCTCCTGGCCGAATCGGATCTGCGCCTCTTCTTCCGGCACGTCGACACGGAGGTAGCTCGGCGCGTCGCCCAGCTCCTCGATGCCATCGTTGCGCACGCGCACGACCTGGTAGTTCGGCGTTTCGAGGTGGATGTTCGGAATCAGCAGCACGCTGACGCCGAGACGCTCCTCGAGTGAATAGAGCTCGGTGCGCTTCTCGTTGAGCAGGAAGGTCGCGACGTCGACCGGCACTTGCGCGTGCACCGCACCGGTGTTTTCCTTCATCGCTTCTTCCTGGATGATGCGCAGGATGTGCAGCGCCGACGATTCGGTGCCGCGGATGAAGCCGGTGCCATGGCAACGCGGGCAAGGCTCGTGGCTGGTTTCACCCAGGCTGGGCTGCAGACGCTGACGCGACAGCTCCAACAGCCCGAAGCGCGACAGCTTGCCCATTTGCACACGGGCCCGGTCGTGCTTGAGCACTTCGCGCAGCTTGTTCTCGACTTCACGCTGGTTCTTCGGCACTTCCATGTCGATGAAGTCGATCACGATCAGGCCGCCCAAGTCGCGCAGACGCAGCTGGCGGGCAACCTCTTCGGCCGCCTCAAGGTTGGTGTTCAGCGCGGTGGTCTCGATGTCGCTGCCCTTGGTGGCGCGCGCCGAGTTCACGTCGACCGAAACCAGCGCTTCGGTGTGGTCGATCACGATCGCGCCGCCCGACGGCAGCGTCACGCTGCGCGAGAACGCGGTCTCGATCTGGTGCTCGATCTGGAAACGCGAGAACAGCGGCACATGGTCGGTGTAGAGCTTCACGCGATTGACGTTGTTCGGCATCACGTGGCTCATGAACTGGCGGGCCTGGTCGTACACGTCTTCGGTGTCGATCAGGATCTCGCCGATGTCCGGCTGGTAGTAGTCGCGGATCGCGCGAATGATCAGGCTGCTTTCCTGCAGGATCAGGAACGGGGCGCTCTGCGCGCCCGACGCGCCTTCGATGGCACGCCACAGCTGCATCAGATAGTCGAGGTCCCACTTGAGCTCTTCGAGCGAACGACCGATACCGGCGGTGCGCGCGATCAGGCTCATGCCCTGCGGGGTTTCGAGCTGTGACAGCAGTTCCTTGAGTTCCTGACGCTCCTCGCCCTCGATGCGGCGCGATACGCCACCGCCGCGCGGGTTGTTCGGCATCAGGACGATGTAGCGGCCGGCGAGGCTGATATAGGTGGTCAGCGCGGCGCCTTTGTTGCCGCGTTCGTCCTTTTCAACCTGGACGACCACTTCCATGCCTTCGCGCAGCACGTCCTGGATGCGCGGACGGCCGCCGTCGAAGTCCTTGAAGTAGGAACGGGAGACTTCCTTGAACGGCAGGAAGCCGTGACGGTCGGTACCGTAGTCGACAAAGCAGGCTTCCAGCGAGGGCTCGATCCGGGTGATCGTGCCCTTGTAGATATTGCCCTTGCGTTGTTCCTTGCCAACGGTCTCGATATCGAGGTCGATGAGCTTCTGCCCATCGACGATGGCAACGCGAAGCTCTTCGGCCTGCGTTGCGTT
This DNA window, taken from Crenobacter cavernae, encodes the following:
- a CDS encoding Rne/Rng family ribonuclease; its protein translation is MKRMLFNATQAEELRVAIVDGQKLIDLDIETVGKEQRKGNIYKGTITRIEPSLEACFVDYGTDRHGFLPFKEVSRSYFKDFDGGRPRIQDVLREGMEVVVQVEKDERGNKGAALTTYISLAGRYIVLMPNNPRGGGVSRRIEGEERQELKELLSQLETPQGMSLIARTAGIGRSLEELKWDLDYLMQLWRAIEGASGAQSAPFLILQESSLIIRAIRDYYQPDIGEILIDTEDVYDQARQFMSHVMPNNVNRVKLYTDHVPLFSRFQIEHQIETAFSRSVTLPSGGAIVIDHTEALVSVDVNSARATKGSDIETTALNTNLEAAEEVARQLRLRDLGGLIVIDFIDMEVPKNQREVENKLREVLKHDRARVQMGKLSRFGLLELSRQRLQPSLGETSHEPCPRCHGTGFIRGTESSALHILRIIQEEAMKENTGAVHAQVPVDVATFLLNEKRTELYSLEERLGVSVLLIPNIHLETPNYQVVRVRNDGIEELGDAPSYLRVDVPEEEAQIRFGQEKEKPVRQEAAVKGITPSQPAPVSVEPKPAAAAQPVAQPGLIARIVSWFKGDGASAEVPKAGEKKETPRRDTRQPQGKSPRQGGDEQRRRSGQQQGAQRRGRDEQREERRPAGVEDKPRRQPAEARAGDTPRTERGERQERQEPRERGEQREGRRERKEREPREPREPRENRVVSAEEAQVEEARAPRAQQERQDRRRAPQAEAPAEPVAGVEGGEAAAPTEGEARERGERRRRRGRRDRRQDESVTNVTALAGELSLGVDELLGELRAMGLEKAAVDAPLSEQEKRQVLKRLKPEALAELEAVQQAEAPKADVAPVEAVKAEASEAEEAKPAPTEPVAEAAPESAVAKVQPQVESQPEAAVAVESVADESALAVVEVAETVVEAEPRVAAAPVEEAAKPVEVETVVVVEEVAAVAEPVRAAEAQLVAEEAVDLAEAAPVAEVKVEAAKPAAVEPVNLGGLVMVTTKAPDASAGPVVEQEVVGVRRRDVAREDAAGEAAVELVQIETRGNAG